The proteins below come from a single Streptomyces sp. MRC013 genomic window:
- a CDS encoding ATP-binding protein, whose amino-acid sequence MHEYTSTARVWGLSCPGFPEEVSRARRWTRDILRGSPLVDDAELIVSELSANAVLYTASGSHSGSFHLAVAVSPRVVALSVTDEGGAGTVPKARRQGERAEHGRGLSMVNALAHRVVVHDNHGGYTVTAELLTGAGSPEDRPC is encoded by the coding sequence ATGCACGAGTATACGAGTACGGCCCGGGTCTGGGGACTGTCTTGCCCAGGTTTCCCCGAAGAGGTCAGCCGAGCCCGCCGCTGGACCCGCGACATCCTGCGCGGATCTCCCCTAGTCGACGACGCCGAGCTGATCGTGAGCGAACTGAGTGCGAACGCCGTCCTCTACACGGCCAGCGGCTCACACTCCGGCAGCTTCCACCTGGCGGTCGCCGTCTCCCCGCGGGTCGTGGCCCTGTCGGTGACGGACGAAGGAGGGGCCGGTACGGTCCCGAAGGCCCGGCGGCAGGGCGAACGGGCCGAGCACGGCCGTGGCCTGAGCATGGTCAACGCACTCGCCCACCGGGTCGTCGTCCACGACAACCACGGTGGCTACACGGTCACCGCGGAACTCCTCACCGGAGCCGGCTCCCCGGAAGACCGCCCATGCTGA